Proteins encoded within one genomic window of Couchioplanes caeruleus:
- a CDS encoding putative bifunctional diguanylate cyclase/phosphodiesterase, translated as MPPPAAQVGRRRVRQQARPDLLPLAVAAGTVVAVLVWLLVRDAGAPIRLGYAAGPVAMGAAFLACHRIGSTIIVARPVRGFWRLYSHAAVCVGIGATVSFALSNNRPGISPYVAGPMLLGVALLMLAFLHLPREKRSMLRWTQFLLDGATVAVAGALIFWYVVLQLAPRGMDSLTQYGAAVVGVGGLIAFVVIGRAAMSPASVVDSLSLRILTVAPFIGVVVSVLIIIGGETGRLWLSVLAVPAVGAAMTLAAYRQQLVLCRPGAEPKPAGGRSIYHTLPLISVVATAALVVTVSARQLDAGPRVVIIGAVLIAAFVVARQLLGRRANDRVLEGVRRQQAELEHLAMHDPLTGLANRARFSAVLGERLDAHRAASVLLVDIDDFKMVNDTMGHAVGDQLLYEVAQRLCQHSAVTHLPARLGADEFGVLLDTDEAVEAEEGAARILAALAVPFRVGEHQLLAHASIGVALAGPGDSADEMLRNADIAMYEAKAAGKASWARFEPRMRHEVVNHARLGSELHNAIIRHELYLAYQPVFDLVTGRLACVEALVRWNHPTRGNVPPNDFIPVAERSGLIVPLGSWVLREACTQLAAWRAEYGDAAIGSINVNVAARQLRDPGFVDEVTAVLADTGLVPANLVLEVTESSVVDGRQVRDTLEALHGLGVRLALDDFGTGQSSLSLLRAFPVDVLKLDKSFVDGICDGEDRGRLAVAAAVSQLAEYLDLYAVAEGIETAEQAERLRRMGYRLGQGYHLAKPLPPGEVAVLMTRPATAPVAA; from the coding sequence ATGCCGCCACCAGCCGCCCAGGTGGGCCGCCGGCGGGTGCGTCAACAGGCCCGTCCGGACCTGCTGCCGCTCGCCGTCGCCGCCGGCACGGTGGTCGCGGTGCTGGTGTGGCTGCTGGTGCGCGACGCCGGTGCCCCGATCCGGCTCGGCTACGCCGCCGGCCCGGTCGCCATGGGGGCCGCGTTCCTCGCCTGCCACCGGATCGGTTCGACGATCATCGTGGCCCGGCCGGTCCGCGGGTTCTGGCGGCTCTACTCCCACGCCGCCGTCTGTGTGGGCATCGGCGCCACCGTGAGCTTTGCGCTGTCCAACAACCGGCCCGGCATCTCCCCGTACGTGGCCGGCCCGATGCTGCTCGGCGTGGCCCTGCTGATGCTGGCCTTCCTGCATCTGCCGCGCGAGAAGCGGTCGATGCTGCGCTGGACGCAGTTCCTGCTGGACGGCGCGACCGTGGCCGTCGCGGGAGCCCTGATCTTCTGGTACGTGGTGCTCCAGCTCGCGCCGCGCGGCATGGACTCGCTGACCCAGTACGGCGCCGCCGTCGTCGGCGTCGGCGGGCTCATCGCGTTCGTGGTGATCGGGCGCGCCGCGATGAGCCCGGCCAGCGTGGTGGACTCGCTGTCGCTGCGGATCCTCACCGTCGCGCCGTTCATCGGTGTGGTGGTGTCGGTGCTGATCATCATCGGCGGGGAGACCGGGCGGCTGTGGCTGTCCGTGCTCGCCGTACCGGCCGTCGGCGCGGCGATGACGCTGGCGGCGTACCGCCAGCAACTGGTCCTGTGCCGGCCCGGGGCCGAGCCGAAGCCGGCCGGTGGCCGCAGCATCTACCACACGCTGCCGCTGATCTCGGTCGTCGCGACCGCCGCCCTGGTGGTCACCGTCTCCGCCCGTCAGCTCGACGCCGGCCCGCGGGTCGTCATCATCGGCGCCGTCCTCATCGCCGCCTTCGTCGTCGCCCGGCAGTTGCTGGGCCGGCGCGCCAACGACCGGGTGTTGGAGGGCGTCCGCCGTCAGCAGGCCGAGCTCGAACATCTCGCGATGCACGACCCGCTCACCGGACTGGCCAACCGGGCCCGCTTCAGCGCGGTGCTCGGCGAGCGGCTGGACGCGCACCGGGCCGCCAGCGTGCTGCTGGTCGACATCGACGACTTCAAGATGGTCAACGACACCATGGGCCACGCGGTCGGCGACCAGCTCCTCTACGAGGTCGCGCAGCGGCTGTGCCAGCACAGCGCCGTCACGCACCTTCCGGCCCGGCTGGGCGCCGACGAGTTCGGCGTCCTGCTCGACACCGACGAGGCGGTCGAGGCCGAGGAGGGGGCGGCGCGCATCCTGGCGGCGCTCGCGGTGCCCTTCCGGGTCGGCGAGCACCAGTTGCTCGCGCACGCCAGCATCGGGGTCGCCCTGGCCGGTCCCGGCGACAGCGCCGACGAGATGCTGCGCAACGCGGACATCGCCATGTACGAGGCCAAGGCCGCCGGCAAGGCGTCCTGGGCGCGCTTCGAACCGCGGATGCGCCACGAGGTGGTCAACCACGCCCGCCTCGGCAGCGAGCTGCACAACGCGATCATCCGGCACGAGCTGTACCTGGCGTACCAGCCGGTCTTCGACCTCGTCACCGGTCGCCTGGCCTGCGTCGAGGCGCTCGTCCGCTGGAACCATCCGACCCGCGGCAACGTGCCGCCCAACGACTTCATCCCGGTCGCCGAGCGCTCCGGGCTGATCGTCCCGCTCGGCTCCTGGGTGCTGCGCGAGGCATGCACCCAGCTTGCCGCGTGGCGGGCCGAGTACGGCGACGCGGCCATCGGCTCGATCAACGTCAACGTGGCGGCACGCCAACTGCGCGATCCGGGCTTCGTCGACGAGGTCACGGCGGTGCTGGCCGACACGGGCCTGGTGCCGGCGAACCTCGTCCTCGAGGTGACCGAGTCCTCCGTGGTGGACGGCCGCCAGGTGCGCGACACCCTCGAGGCCCTGCACGGGCTCGGCGTGCGCCTGGCGCTCGACGACTTCGGCACCGGCCAGTCGAGCCTGAGCCTGCTGCGCGCGTTCCCGGTGGACGTGCTGAAGCTCGACAAGTCCTTCGTCGACGGCATCTGCGACGGCGAGGACCGCGGCCGCCTCGCCGTGGCGGCCGCCGTCTCCCAGCTCGCCGAGTACCTGGACCTGTACGCGGTGGCGGAGGGCATCGAGACCGCCGAGCAGGCGGAGCGGCTGCGGCGGATGGGCTACCGGCTGGGGCAGGGCTACCACCTGGCCAAGCCGCTGCCGCCGGGCGAGGTGGCGGTCCTGATGACCAGACCCGCCACCGCGCCCGTCGCGGCCTGA
- the gndA gene encoding NADP-dependent phosphogluconate dehydrogenase, with product MTEKAQIGVTGLAVMGRNLARNFARHGHTVAVHNRSYGRTKELVEEFGHEGAFLPAESAEDFVASLERPRRVVIMVKAGKPTDAVIEEFAPLLEPGDMIIDAGNAHFADTRRREAALKERGLHFVGTGVSGGEEGALHGPSIMPGGSPESYEALGPLLEDIAAKVDGEPCCVHVGPDGAGHFVKMVHNGIEYADMQLIAEAYDLLRQAGGHTPAEIADVFRGWNSGRLGSYLIEITAEVLRQVDAETGKPFVDVVVDQAEQKGTGRWTVQSALDLGVPVSGIAEAVFARALSGGAEVRAAAAGKLPGPSAGAGAGAGAGGADLQADVEQALFASKIVAYAQGFQQIQAASAEYGWDIDPGAMAKIWRDGCIIRAKFLDHIKRAYDKQAGLQTLLVDDYFLDAVSGAQAAWRRVVALAAEQGIPAPGFASALAYYDGLRAQRLPAALIQGQRDFFGAHTYRRVDKEGAFHTMWGADRNEVTA from the coding sequence ATGACGGAAAAGGCCCAAATCGGGGTAACCGGCCTGGCGGTGATGGGCCGCAACCTGGCCCGGAACTTCGCCCGCCACGGCCACACGGTCGCCGTACACAACCGCAGTTACGGGCGGACCAAGGAGCTCGTCGAGGAGTTCGGCCACGAGGGGGCCTTCCTCCCCGCGGAGAGCGCCGAGGACTTCGTGGCCAGCCTCGAGCGGCCCCGCCGCGTGGTGATCATGGTGAAGGCCGGCAAGCCGACCGACGCGGTGATCGAGGAGTTCGCGCCGTTGCTGGAGCCCGGCGACATGATCATCGACGCGGGCAACGCCCACTTCGCCGACACCCGCCGGCGCGAGGCGGCGCTGAAGGAGCGGGGCCTGCACTTCGTCGGCACCGGCGTCTCCGGCGGCGAGGAGGGCGCCCTGCACGGCCCGAGCATCATGCCCGGCGGTTCCCCGGAGTCGTACGAGGCGCTCGGCCCGCTGCTGGAGGACATCGCGGCCAAGGTCGACGGCGAGCCCTGCTGCGTGCACGTCGGCCCGGACGGCGCCGGCCACTTCGTCAAGATGGTGCACAACGGCATCGAGTACGCCGACATGCAGCTCATCGCCGAGGCGTACGACCTGCTCCGGCAGGCCGGCGGGCACACGCCGGCGGAGATCGCGGACGTCTTCCGGGGCTGGAACTCCGGGCGGCTGGGCTCGTACCTGATCGAGATCACCGCCGAGGTGCTCCGGCAGGTCGACGCCGAGACCGGCAAGCCGTTCGTCGACGTCGTGGTGGACCAGGCCGAGCAGAAGGGCACCGGCCGCTGGACCGTGCAGTCCGCGCTGGACCTGGGCGTACCGGTCAGCGGGATCGCCGAGGCCGTCTTCGCCCGCGCCCTGTCCGGCGGCGCGGAGGTGCGCGCGGCGGCCGCCGGCAAGCTGCCCGGCCCGTCGGCCGGCGCCGGTGCCGGTGCCGGTGCCGGCGGTGCGGACCTGCAGGCGGACGTGGAGCAGGCGCTCTTCGCCTCCAAGATCGTCGCGTACGCCCAGGGCTTCCAGCAGATCCAGGCCGCGAGCGCGGAGTACGGCTGGGACATCGACCCCGGCGCGATGGCGAAGATCTGGCGCGACGGCTGCATCATCCGGGCCAAGTTCCTCGACCACATCAAACGGGCGTACGACAAGCAGGCCGGCCTGCAGACGCTGCTGGTGGACGACTACTTCCTCGACGCGGTCAGCGGCGCCCAGGCGGCGTGGCGGCGGGTGGTGGCGCTCGCCGCCGAGCAGGGCATCCCGGCACCGGGCTTCGCGTCGGCGCTGGCCTACTACGACGGCCTGCGGGCGCAGCGGCTCCCGGCCGCGCTGATCCAGGGACAGCGCGACTTCTTCGGTGCGCACACGTACCGCCGGGTGGACAAGGAGGGTGCGTTCCACACCATGTGGGGAGCGGACCGCAACGAGGTCACCGCCTGA
- a CDS encoding SpoIIE family protein phosphatase, with protein sequence MGGRQAYIEAVESLRTAAKRPSEDAARAVVDRAVGLLAGRTRCRLTDAHRHLLRMSAEQCRDLADVAAGVISLLDVPEHRSDGAALLVPPYSSPTPGPSPASDPSLAPGSSPAAGLVRRPEAWQPLVQAVLDAMPGQHALLIPVRDHAGRLADLEFAATSPEATAADGRHGRSLIGTRISSHFPQTLVSGRWLVYERVLDTGEPAEIGPFEHAGNRYSVRAYRLGPGLLVTWEQHGHRPVESDRIAATERLGNLGWGEWNLVSGEVRWSEQLYRIYERDPALGPLAREESEALALAEDLPLRMAAAEAFQRGEQVDVTTRVRVNGRIKHLRSVVDAVRDASGGPLRIFGIVQDVTARETSVQRLAEVEHQLAEQRRSLAAEHELASRLQQIILPIPDGAVALPGLKVAVRYLPAEQEGMVGGDWFHAAALRDGSVLLAVGDVAGHGTQAATTMAQLRHSLRALTVTTHDPGVLLGHLNRLTCDLDEETPETAATAIVACFDPARRRLTWAQAGHPPPLLCRGGRTAPLQRPAGPMLGVVEDAEYGCAVLDLQVGDVLLCYTDGLVEHRGRGLDDGLAAVIRTVDEAVAAAPRQPLAELLSRLRRANPDDDTCILAVRPITGETQDLRHFLGATKPRRP encoded by the coding sequence ATGGGCGGGCGGCAGGCGTACATCGAGGCGGTGGAGAGCCTGCGGACGGCCGCGAAGCGGCCCTCCGAGGACGCCGCCCGCGCCGTCGTCGACCGCGCCGTGGGACTCCTGGCCGGACGGACCCGGTGCCGGCTCACCGACGCCCACCGGCACCTGCTGCGGATGAGCGCCGAGCAGTGCCGTGACCTCGCCGACGTGGCCGCCGGGGTGATCAGCCTGCTGGACGTTCCCGAGCACCGTTCGGACGGCGCCGCGCTGCTCGTGCCGCCGTACTCCTCGCCCACCCCCGGACCGTCGCCCGCCTCCGATCCCTCGCTCGCGCCGGGTTCGTCACCCGCGGCGGGGCTGGTGCGCCGGCCGGAGGCGTGGCAGCCCCTGGTCCAGGCGGTGCTCGACGCGATGCCCGGCCAGCACGCCCTGCTGATCCCGGTCCGTGACCACGCCGGCCGGCTCGCCGACCTGGAATTCGCGGCCACCAGCCCGGAGGCCACGGCCGCCGACGGACGCCACGGCCGGAGCCTGATCGGCACCCGGATCAGCTCGCACTTCCCGCAGACGCTGGTCTCCGGCCGGTGGCTGGTCTACGAACGGGTCCTGGACACCGGCGAACCGGCCGAGATCGGGCCGTTCGAGCACGCCGGGAACCGCTACAGCGTGCGCGCCTACCGTCTCGGGCCGGGTCTGCTGGTGACCTGGGAGCAGCACGGCCACCGCCCCGTCGAGAGCGACCGGATCGCCGCCACCGAGCGCCTCGGCAACCTCGGCTGGGGGGAGTGGAACCTGGTCAGCGGGGAGGTCCGCTGGTCCGAGCAGCTCTACCGCATCTACGAGCGGGACCCGGCCCTCGGCCCGCTGGCCCGCGAGGAGTCCGAGGCCCTCGCCCTCGCGGAGGACCTGCCGCTGCGGATGGCCGCGGCCGAGGCGTTCCAGCGAGGCGAGCAGGTCGACGTGACCACCCGCGTCCGCGTCAACGGCCGGATCAAGCACCTGCGCTCGGTCGTCGACGCCGTCCGCGACGCCTCCGGCGGCCCGCTGCGCATCTTCGGCATCGTCCAGGACGTCACCGCCCGCGAGACCAGCGTCCAGCGCCTCGCCGAGGTCGAGCATCAGCTCGCCGAGCAGCGCCGCTCGCTCGCCGCCGAGCACGAACTGGCCTCCCGGCTCCAGCAGATCATCCTGCCGATCCCCGACGGTGCGGTGGCGCTGCCCGGCCTCAAGGTGGCGGTCCGCTACCTCCCGGCGGAGCAGGAAGGCATGGTCGGCGGCGACTGGTTCCACGCGGCGGCACTGCGCGACGGTTCGGTGCTGCTCGCCGTCGGCGACGTCGCCGGCCACGGCACCCAGGCCGCCACCACCATGGCCCAGTTGCGGCACTCCCTGCGCGCCCTCACCGTCACCACCCACGACCCCGGCGTCCTGCTCGGCCACCTCAACCGCCTGACCTGCGATCTCGACGAGGAGACCCCGGAAACCGCGGCCACGGCGATCGTGGCCTGCTTCGACCCGGCCCGCCGCCGGCTCACCTGGGCCCAGGCCGGCCACCCACCCCCGCTGCTGTGCCGCGGCGGGCGCACCGCGCCGCTGCAACGCCCCGCCGGCCCCATGCTCGGCGTGGTCGAGGACGCCGAGTACGGCTGCGCGGTCCTCGACCTCCAGGTCGGCGACGTCCTGCTCTGTTACACCGACGGGCTCGTCGAACACCGCGGCCGGGGCCTCGACGACGGCCTCGCGG
- a CDS encoding type II toxin-antitoxin system PemK/MazF family toxin encodes MKRGEIWTIGSRTDLRYRVLVLSADSYNDRTNASPFCAPIVRQRGITELPPYAVALTEQDPITGVVVINRMRRLPASVGAERIGMVTGASMARLTEAMRDFFEL; translated from the coding sequence GTGAAGCGCGGCGAGATCTGGACCATCGGCAGCCGCACCGACCTGCGCTACCGGGTCCTCGTGCTCTCGGCCGACAGCTACAACGACCGGACGAACGCGTCTCCGTTCTGCGCCCCGATCGTGCGCCAGCGCGGCATCACCGAGCTGCCGCCGTACGCGGTGGCCCTCACCGAGCAGGACCCGATCACCGGCGTCGTCGTGATCAACCGGATGCGCCGGCTTCCCGCCTCCGTCGGCGCGGAGCGCATCGGCATGGTGACGGGCGCCAGCATGGCCCGTTTGACCGAGGCCATGCGGGATTTCTTCGAGCTGTGA